A window from Candidatus Margulisiibacteriota bacterium encodes these proteins:
- a CDS encoding glycosyltransferase, producing MNKPLVSIITATLNQGEFIQETIDSLKRQSYKNFEHIVIDGVSNDGTLDILKKNAGSYNMRWWSERDPGMYAAINKGLRLAQGDILCYLNSDDLYLPWTLETVAEAFARFPAAGFIYGDMIKLTRSGKLLTFFIPPIEQDHFLSGGFLAQAAVFFRRSVYERHGGFDETLKYVADCDYWMKMVGREEFQKIEEFLAVERDHAQAKRFHERTAVFQELAQVRTRYTALGANARQQEYENSSRRNYGRRFLELYAQRGATRRRRDSWYRTIGQLSGRAGRLRWAARRARNFAKRTYQQLPLFFTRPIVKERPRPGTFVIQQVAIIAPESPLPLTSGSKIRIYHSLQAFAAKYPVSLAAFAAGTDRRELESLRKRCQLLLNIMPREKTDDLVRRSLFSLLPYKAFKLLTPDTRYEIVDLLDHLDQCLVWAHDLASAAFLPAQRDKGCYTVLDLHNLEQDYWGSFLRHPSWSYKFYAWQNLIKTRWLERLAFRRVDAVAVVSEQDRQKIAPRLPRHCRVLVVPNGVDTAYYQPVQEEAAGNNIILCGSLDITMNADAAVYFAKTVLPLVRQAVPDAALTLVGRDPGPEIRALAQIKGITVTGTVDDVRPYYREARIAVVPHQLGAGTKLKVLEALALGVPVVASVLGAHGLEVKNGENIVIAADAPEMARQIVDLLANRARRQALAAAGRRLVEECYNWPAIFARALAQIAMMQKEAGDKHA from the coding sequence ATGAACAAACCTTTGGTCTCGATCATAACGGCGACTTTGAACCAGGGTGAGTTCATCCAGGAGACGATCGATTCGCTGAAGCGCCAGTCTTATAAAAACTTTGAGCATATTGTTATTGACGGGGTCTCCAACGATGGGACGCTGGATATCCTCAAGAAGAACGCCGGTTCCTATAATATGCGCTGGTGGTCGGAACGCGACCCGGGGATGTACGCCGCGATCAATAAAGGTTTGCGCCTGGCGCAGGGGGATATCCTTTGTTACCTCAATTCCGACGACCTCTATCTGCCGTGGACCCTGGAGACGGTGGCCGAAGCCTTCGCCCGTTTCCCGGCGGCCGGTTTTATTTACGGCGACATGATCAAGTTGACTCGTTCCGGCAAACTCCTGACGTTTTTCATCCCGCCGATCGAGCAGGATCATTTTTTGAGCGGCGGGTTTCTCGCCCAGGCGGCGGTCTTTTTCCGCCGGTCCGTTTACGAGCGGCACGGCGGCTTTGACGAAACGCTGAAGTACGTGGCCGATTGCGACTACTGGATGAAAATGGTCGGGCGGGAAGAGTTCCAAAAGATCGAGGAATTCCTGGCCGTGGAAAGGGACCACGCGCAGGCCAAGCGTTTTCACGAGCGGACCGCCGTTTTTCAGGAGCTGGCGCAGGTCCGGACCCGCTATACCGCGCTGGGAGCGAATGCCCGGCAGCAAGAATACGAAAATAGCAGTCGCCGCAACTACGGCCGCAGATTCCTGGAACTCTACGCGCAGCGCGGCGCTACCAGGCGGCGCCGGGATTCTTGGTACCGGACGATCGGCCAACTGTCCGGCCGGGCCGGCCGATTACGCTGGGCGGCGCGCCGGGCCCGCAACTTCGCCAAGCGGACTTACCAACAGCTGCCGCTTTTCTTTACCCGGCCGATCGTCAAAGAGCGTCCGCGTCCGGGAACGTTCGTCATCCAGCAAGTCGCGATCATCGCGCCGGAATCGCCGCTCCCTTTGACCTCCGGCAGCAAGATCAGGATCTACCATTCGCTGCAGGCGTTCGCCGCCAAATATCCCGTTTCGCTGGCCGCTTTTGCGGCCGGGACCGATCGCCGGGAGCTGGAAAGTCTCAGAAAGCGCTGCCAGTTGCTGCTGAATATCATGCCGCGCGAAAAAACTGATGATCTTGTCCGGCGCTCGCTCTTTTCCCTGTTGCCGTATAAGGCCTTCAAGCTGTTAACTCCGGATACCCGGTATGAGATAGTCGACCTGCTCGATCATCTCGATCAATGCCTGGTCTGGGCGCACGACCTGGCTAGCGCCGCCTTTTTGCCGGCGCAAAGGGACAAAGGGTGTTACACGGTCCTTGACCTGCATAACCTGGAGCAGGACTACTGGGGGAGCTTTTTGCGGCACCCGAGCTGGTCTTATAAATTTTACGCCTGGCAAAACCTGATCAAGACCCGTTGGCTGGAAAGACTGGCTTTTCGCCGGGTCGACGCCGTGGCGGTCGTTTCCGAACAGGACAGGCAAAAGATCGCGCCCCGTTTGCCGCGCCATTGCCGGGTACTGGTCGTCCCCAACGGGGTCGACACCGCTTACTACCAGCCGGTCCAAGAGGAGGCCGCGGGGAATAATATTATTCTTTGCGGTTCGCTCGACATTACGATGAACGCCGACGCCGCCGTCTATTTTGCCAAAACGGTCCTGCCGCTCGTCCGGCAAGCGGTGCCGGACGCGGCCCTGACGCTGGTTGGGCGCGATCCGGGGCCGGAGATCCGCGCCCTGGCGCAGATCAAGGGGATCACGGTCACCGGCACGGTCGACGATGTCCGGCCGTATTACCGGGAAGCGAGGATCGCGGTCGTGCCGCATCAGCTGGGGGCGGGGACCAAACTGAAAGTGCTGGAAGCGCTGGCGCTCGGCGTCCCGGTAGTCGCGTCGGTCCTGGGGGCGCACGGGCTGGAAGTTAAGAATGGCGAGAACATCGTTATCGCCGCGGACGCGCCGGAGATGGCGCGGCAGATCGTCGATCTGTTGGCGAACCGCGCCCGGCGGCAAGCTTTAGCCGCAGCAGGCCGGCGCCTGGTCGAAGAGTGCTATAATTGGCCGGCGATCTTTGCCCGGGCGTTGGCGCAGATCGCAATGATGCAAAAAGAAGCAGGGGACAAACATGCTTGA
- a CDS encoding FkbM family methyltransferase → MLERKVVILTQHFAPEVNATGQYMADLADHFARNGYPVLVIAQRSSREQPKWEEYAPGINLVRIKNSSFFQRNVLMRMLNSLTYFLRCFFRLGLIRRNDIVVLLSDPPFMPLLGWLLKKLKRVRLLYVIYDVYPDIAVKLGYLNSRGILAVGWDILHRQFIKTADVTVVIGRCMARVIRAKLRPGEGNVFLVPNWCDEKQLKPLPKEKSALTKGYNLQGKFVVLYSGNMGMAHPLERVIEAAARLRDNPDIVFLFCGEGRKKEKLMKLAAAHGLLNVLFRPFVPKEQLNEVYAAADVGLVVLDERATGLSVPSKLYALLAAGRPVLALADKRTETALVVSEAACGYVLDPQKKDDLADKIMALYNDPANKALLGEKARAYSVKRCAKQLSLERYLALLVKREKTPLARETMEAGLLWFKERGFYPATVIDVGAGSGTPPIIRTFPESYYIWLEPLAEYAVGREKLLSRYRGEYLNAAAGRSAGSQEIRVSADLVGSSLLFSKKADPQSLKTIDVIRLDSLKPQPGWREPILLKIDVQGFEMEVLAGATGILDRCEVAVIETSLYQFYPGNALISEVIARMVELGFVVFDLVGLSYRPYDNALGQVDVIFIKKDSPLRNSTRWTAPEMEELWPKKPS, encoded by the coding sequence ATGCTTGAGCGCAAAGTCGTTATTTTAACCCAGCATTTCGCGCCGGAGGTCAACGCGACCGGCCAGTACATGGCCGATCTGGCGGATCATTTCGCCCGCAACGGCTATCCTGTCCTGGTCATTGCCCAGCGCTCCTCGCGGGAACAACCCAAATGGGAAGAGTACGCGCCCGGCATTAACCTGGTCCGGATCAAGAATTCCTCGTTCTTCCAGCGGAACGTCCTGATGCGGATGCTCAATTCGCTGACCTATTTCCTCCGCTGCTTTTTCCGTCTCGGCTTGATCAGGCGGAACGATATCGTGGTCCTTTTATCGGACCCGCCGTTCATGCCGCTCCTGGGTTGGCTGCTGAAAAAGCTTAAACGGGTCAGGCTGCTTTACGTCATTTACGACGTTTATCCCGACATTGCCGTTAAGCTCGGTTACCTGAATTCGCGCGGCATCCTGGCGGTCGGCTGGGATATCCTGCACCGGCAGTTCATTAAGACGGCCGACGTCACGGTCGTGATCGGCCGCTGCATGGCGCGGGTCATCAGGGCCAAGCTCCGGCCGGGGGAGGGGAACGTTTTCCTGGTGCCGAACTGGTGCGACGAGAAACAGCTTAAGCCGCTTCCCAAGGAGAAAAGCGCGCTGACGAAGGGCTACAATCTCCAGGGTAAATTCGTCGTCCTCTATTCCGGCAACATGGGAATGGCGCATCCCCTGGAGCGGGTGATCGAAGCCGCGGCGCGGCTTAGGGATAACCCGGACATCGTCTTCCTCTTCTGCGGCGAAGGCCGGAAAAAAGAAAAATTAATGAAGCTGGCGGCCGCGCATGGCTTGCTCAACGTCCTTTTTCGCCCTTTCGTTCCTAAGGAGCAATTGAACGAGGTTTATGCCGCCGCCGACGTCGGTCTGGTCGTCCTGGATGAACGGGCGACCGGGTTGAGCGTGCCAAGCAAGCTGTACGCCCTGCTGGCCGCCGGCCGGCCGGTGCTCGCGCTGGCCGATAAACGGACCGAAACGGCGCTGGTCGTCAGCGAAGCGGCTTGCGGTTACGTGCTTGACCCGCAGAAAAAGGACGATTTGGCCGATAAGATAATGGCCCTCTACAACGATCCGGCCAACAAGGCGTTATTGGGGGAAAAGGCCAGGGCTTACAGCGTCAAGCGCTGCGCCAAGCAGCTGTCGCTGGAGCGCTATCTTGCCCTGCTCGTCAAACGCGAAAAAACGCCGCTGGCCCGAGAAACGATGGAAGCCGGTTTGCTCTGGTTCAAGGAGCGCGGTTTTTACCCGGCCACGGTCATTGATGTCGGCGCGGGGAGCGGCACGCCGCCGATCATCCGCACGTTCCCGGAATCGTACTATATCTGGCTGGAGCCGCTGGCGGAATACGCCGTCGGGCGGGAAAAACTCCTGAGCCGGTATCGGGGTGAATACCTGAACGCGGCGGCCGGGCGCAGTGCCGGTTCCCAGGAGATCAGGGTATCGGCGGACCTGGTCGGCTCTTCGCTGTTGTTCAGCAAAAAAGCGGACCCGCAGAGCTTGAAAACTATTGATGTTATCCGGCTGGACAGTCTTAAGCCGCAGCCGGGTTGGAGAGAGCCGATCCTGCTCAAGATCGATGTGCAGGGGTTTGAAATGGAAGTCCTGGCCGGGGCGACCGGCATATTGGACCGCTGCGAGGTCGCGGTCATTGAAACCTCGCTTTACCAGTTCTATCCGGGCAATGCTTTGATCAGCGAAGTGATCGCGCGGATGGTGGAGCTCGGTTTCGTCGTCTTTGACCTGGTCGGTCTCAGTTACCGCCCGTATGATAACGCGCTCGGCCAGGTTGACGTGATCTTTATCAAAAAGGATTCTCCCCTGAGGAATTCGACGCGTTGGACTGCTCCGGAAATGGAGGAATTATGGCCAAAGAAGCCCAGTTAA
- a CDS encoding 7-carboxy-7-deazaguanine synthase QueE has product MAKEAQLTEIFSSFQGEGLYLGQRQLFVRFTGCNLSCQYCDSPQALEITPNYRLEAVPGSHKWESRGNPVGVGSLVELLAGLQKPGLDHSLSLTGGEPLLQVDFLKEFLPAAKTALKLPVYLETNGTLPDHLNEVIDQIDIVAMDLKLPSATGESAYWKEHKRFLETAYLKEVFAKIVVVPETKVPEIIEAAKLIAGVDEQIVAVIQPVTPHGQVKHRPTAEQLFAFHASARRYLQDVRVIPQAHKLLGLA; this is encoded by the coding sequence ATGGCCAAAGAAGCCCAGTTAACGGAGATCTTCTCTTCTTTTCAGGGTGAAGGCCTTTATCTCGGCCAGCGCCAGCTCTTTGTCCGTTTTACCGGTTGCAATCTTTCGTGCCAGTATTGTGACAGCCCTCAGGCGCTCGAAATAACGCCCAATTACCGCCTTGAGGCCGTTCCCGGCTCCCATAAGTGGGAGAGTAGGGGGAATCCGGTCGGGGTAGGGTCACTGGTCGAACTGCTGGCAGGGCTGCAAAAGCCCGGTTTGGACCATTCACTCAGCCTGACCGGCGGCGAGCCGCTTTTACAAGTTGATTTCCTCAAGGAGTTCCTGCCGGCGGCGAAAACGGCGCTCAAATTGCCGGTTTACTTGGAAACGAATGGGACGCTGCCCGACCATCTTAATGAGGTGATCGACCAGATCGATATCGTAGCGATGGATCTCAAATTGCCGTCCGCGACCGGCGAGTCGGCTTACTGGAAAGAGCACAAGCGGTTCCTGGAGACAGCTTACTTGAAAGAGGTTTTTGCCAAGATCGTGGTCGTGCCCGAGACCAAAGTGCCGGAGATCATTGAAGCGGCCAAGTTGATCGCCGGGGTCGATGAGCAGATCGTGGCCGTTATCCAGCCGGTTACGCCGCACGGCCAGGTCAAGCACCGGCCTACCGCCGAGCAGCTGTTCGCTTTCCACGCCAGCGCGCGGCGCTATTTACAGGATGTTCGCGTGATACCGCAGGCGCATAAACTGCTGGGGCTGGCTTAA
- a CDS encoding LysM domain-containing protein — MVNQGAQLQGTNGFELNRETGTMTYTVRAGDTLGKIRARAVGFARANGLSLAGGQSVGQIARQSGIDNADRIQVGQTITINTGSVQSETAPAPVCDSAPAAADPADTAVVTTQNTGPIYDDPSASYNPIVEATERYTGPLDEAKRAFAERIFNTLQAKGVISPDAKFSTWWGMGGVGNDITALISDGDHDGFLEVNSDNLFQTLQGEGLLRQDKANFTNALATIANRFFEDAVSGQQAVAGTSSPGDPSTMSAQEFDTYVQNTYRGKLCGNPELQAAFIADLEAFMAHHFVGSHINVNDRYVWTPQNDGQLSRDASGKARADCGVYANSYSYYFHAAGLQTEYFGTNLYTPGGVSGGHLQAVGYLPGGGFMLMNNNDQAVLSNQNFSSRNAKSLVRGVLTSDPDNGGFGRQTQIYGIYQGRTSQAVTVMQQQASVRNTSLGSLQDAVNSYSRYEGGLHFITDASLDQLVAKAGQARITNAALGNVMAWGATNEDVALNLLERVYLPQLNKMERALNTLQDLLADPTDQNQPHLSARDFPITINVDDGESSSSLTFNNKEELETYVLDQLIFVDQARESINDHLAALK; from the coding sequence GTGGTCAACCAGGGAGCCCAGCTCCAGGGGACCAACGGTTTTGAACTGAACCGGGAAACCGGCACCATGACCTATACGGTCCGGGCCGGCGATACGCTCGGCAAGATCAGGGCGAGAGCGGTCGGGTTTGCCCGGGCTAACGGGCTGTCGCTCGCCGGCGGCCAGAGCGTCGGCCAGATCGCCCGGCAGAGCGGGATCGACAATGCCGACCGGATCCAGGTCGGCCAAACCATCACCATCAACACCGGCAGCGTCCAGTCGGAAACCGCGCCGGCGCCGGTTTGCGACAGCGCCCCGGCCGCCGCGGACCCGGCCGACACGGCCGTAGTGACCACCCAGAATACCGGACCGATCTACGATGACCCGTCCGCGTCATATAACCCGATCGTGGAAGCGACCGAACGGTACACCGGCCCGCTCGACGAAGCCAAACGCGCTTTTGCTGAACGGATATTCAATACCCTGCAGGCCAAAGGGGTCATTAGTCCTGACGCTAAGTTTTCAACCTGGTGGGGGATGGGCGGGGTAGGCAACGACATCACGGCGCTGATCTCGGACGGCGACCACGACGGGTTCCTGGAGGTCAATTCCGACAACCTGTTCCAAACGCTGCAGGGCGAGGGGCTGCTGCGGCAGGACAAGGCCAATTTCACCAACGCGCTTGCGACTATTGCCAACCGCTTTTTCGAAGACGCCGTCAGCGGCCAACAGGCGGTAGCGGGCACCAGTTCACCCGGTGATCCATCCACCATGAGCGCCCAGGAATTCGACACCTACGTTCAGAACACCTACCGGGGAAAATTGTGCGGCAACCCGGAACTGCAGGCGGCGTTTATCGCCGACCTGGAAGCGTTCATGGCGCACCACTTCGTCGGCTCGCATATCAACGTCAACGACCGCTACGTCTGGACCCCGCAGAATGACGGCCAGTTGTCCCGGGATGCGTCGGGTAAGGCCCGGGCAGACTGCGGCGTTTACGCCAACTCTTATTCCTATTACTTTCACGCGGCAGGACTGCAGACGGAATATTTCGGCACCAATCTCTACACGCCCGGCGGCGTTTCCGGCGGCCATCTCCAGGCGGTTGGCTATCTCCCGGGCGGCGGTTTCATGCTGATGAATAACAACGACCAGGCGGTGCTGTCTAACCAGAACTTTTCCAGCCGCAACGCCAAATCGCTGGTCCGGGGCGTTTTAACAAGTGACCCGGACAACGGCGGCTTTGGCCGGCAAACCCAGATCTACGGCATTTACCAGGGCCGGACGTCGCAGGCGGTCACGGTAATGCAGCAGCAGGCAAGCGTGCGTAATACCTCCCTGGGCAGTTTGCAGGACGCGGTTAATTCGTATAGCCGCTACGAAGGCGGTTTGCACTTCATTACCGACGCCTCTTTGGACCAGTTGGTCGCCAAAGCGGGGCAGGCCCGGATAACGAACGCCGCTCTCGGGAACGTTATGGCCTGGGGGGCGACCAATGAAGATGTGGCGCTCAATTTACTGGAGCGGGTTTATCTGCCGCAATTGAACAAAATGGAAAGAGCGTTGAATACCCTGCAGGACCTGTTGGCGGACCCGACCGATCAGAACCAGCCGCATTTATCAGCCAGAGATTTCCCGATCACGATCAATGTCGATGACGGGGAATCCAGCTCAAGCCTGACCTTTAATAACAAAGAGGAATTGGAAACCTACGTACTTGACCAGCTGATCTTTGTTGACCAGGCCCGGGAAAGCATTAACGACCACTTAGCGGCGCTCAAGTAA
- the purQ gene encoding phosphoribosylformylglycinamidine synthase subunit PurQ: MRFGVIVFPGSNCDHDCYNAVKDVLQQPVEYVWHQEKKLDHLDCVIVPGGFSYGDYLRCGAIARFSPVMEAVKKHAERGGLVIGICNGFQILTEAGLLPGALIRNRDVHFICRHINLRVENDKTPFTRKLKKGQILNIPIAHGEGNYQCDKATLAELKKNKQIAFTYYGENPNGSTANIAGITNKKHNVLGMMPHPERAAEALLGSADGLGILQSILK, encoded by the coding sequence ATGAGATTCGGCGTCATTGTTTTCCCCGGGTCGAACTGCGACCACGACTGTTATAACGCCGTCAAGGACGTGCTGCAACAGCCGGTCGAGTATGTCTGGCACCAGGAGAAGAAGCTTGACCACCTGGATTGCGTCATCGTTCCCGGCGGGTTTTCCTACGGCGATTACCTCCGCTGCGGCGCTATCGCCCGTTTTTCCCCGGTCATGGAAGCGGTCAAAAAGCACGCGGAGAGGGGCGGTTTAGTGATCGGGATCTGCAACGGCTTCCAGATCCTGACCGAGGCCGGACTGCTGCCGGGCGCCCTGATCCGCAACCGGGACGTCCATTTCATCTGCCGGCACATCAATTTGCGGGTTGAGAATGATAAAACCCCTTTTACCCGGAAACTGAAAAAGGGGCAGATCCTGAATATCCCGATCGCCCACGGCGAAGGGAACTACCAGTGCGATAAAGCAACCCTGGCGGAGCTGAAGAAGAACAAGCAGATCGCTTTCACCTATTACGGCGAGAACCCGAACGGCTCGACCGCCAATATTGCCGGTATTACCAACAAAAAACACAATGTTTTGGGGATGATGCCGCACCCGGAACGGGCGGCGGAAGCGCTCCTCGGCTCAGCGGACGGCCTCGGCATTCTGCAGTCCATCCTTAAATAG
- the purS gene encoding phosphoribosylformylglycinamidine synthase subunit PurS, translating to MAKIKVYVTPKQGVLDPQGKTVESALHTMGYKNVSNVHIGKYIELEAPEKQIDEMCKKLLANPIIEDYRYEVVD from the coding sequence ATGGCAAAAATCAAGGTCTACGTCACGCCGAAACAGGGGGTCCTTGATCCGCAGGGGAAGACAGTCGAGTCCGCCCTCCACACGATGGGTTATAAGAACGTTAGCAACGTTCACATCGGTAAATACATCGAACTGGAAGCACCGGAAAAACAGATCGACGAAATGTGCAAAAAGTTGCTGGCAAACCCGATAATTGAAGATTACCGGTATGAGGTCGTCGATTAG
- the purB gene encoding adenylosuccinate lyase: MIERYTLPKMREIWSEENKFRKWLEVEIAACEAWSSLGKIPREALAKIKRRAAFDVNRINEIEKETQHDLIAFLTSVAEKVGRDSRYIHLGLTSYDIEDTARSIQLREAADLIIKDVDEVLKILKRRAKEEKNTVMMGRTHGVHAEPITFGLKLLVWVAEMERNRERLLHARDVIAVGKLSGAVGTYAAVDPRVEEFVCKKLKLKASPASTQVLQRDRHAEFLTTLAVVAATLEQFATEIRALQKTEFWEVEEPFGKGQKGSSAMPHKKNPITCERIAGLARVVRGNALAALENVALWHERDITHSSVERIIFPDTCQLVDYMLQKFAWVMDGLVVFPQNMRQNIDRSRGIIFSQKLMLALTEKGLTREEAYKVVQTVAMKSRNTGKQMRELMLEDRDTLKKLSPEEINKIFDLRNHLKNVEVIFRRFGL; the protein is encoded by the coding sequence ATGATCGAAAGGTATACGCTCCCCAAAATGCGGGAGATCTGGTCGGAAGAGAACAAGTTCCGGAAATGGCTGGAGGTGGAGATCGCGGCCTGCGAGGCATGGAGCTCGCTCGGCAAGATCCCGCGCGAGGCGCTCGCCAAGATCAAGCGCCGGGCCGCTTTTGACGTCAACCGGATCAACGAGATCGAGAAAGAGACCCAGCACGACCTGATCGCCTTTTTGACCTCGGTCGCCGAAAAGGTCGGGCGCGATTCGCGCTACATCCACCTGGGGCTGACGTCCTACGACATCGAAGACACCGCCCGCTCGATCCAGCTGCGCGAGGCCGCCGACTTGATCATCAAGGACGTCGACGAAGTGCTCAAGATCCTGAAGCGGCGGGCCAAGGAAGAGAAGAACACCGTCATGATGGGCCGGACGCACGGCGTCCACGCCGAGCCGATCACCTTCGGCCTCAAGCTCCTCGTCTGGGTAGCGGAGATGGAGCGGAACCGGGAACGGCTCCTGCACGCCCGCGACGTCATCGCGGTCGGCAAGCTCTCCGGCGCCGTCGGCACCTACGCCGCGGTCGACCCCCGCGTCGAAGAGTTCGTCTGCAAAAAACTGAAGCTGAAAGCGTCGCCGGCCTCGACCCAGGTGCTGCAGCGCGACCGCCACGCCGAATTCCTGACCACGCTGGCCGTGGTCGCCGCCACGCTGGAACAGTTCGCCACCGAGATCCGCGCTTTGCAGAAGACCGAGTTCTGGGAAGTGGAAGAGCCGTTCGGCAAGGGGCAAAAGGGCTCGTCCGCCATGCCGCACAAGAAGAACCCGATCACCTGCGAACGGATCGCCGGCCTGGCCCGGGTCGTCCGGGGGAACGCCCTGGCGGCGCTGGAGAACGTCGCCCTCTGGCACGAGCGCGACATCACCCATTCGTCGGTGGAACGGATCATTTTTCCCGACACCTGCCAGCTGGTCGACTATATGCTGCAGAAGTTCGCCTGGGTCATGGACGGGCTGGTCGTTTTTCCGCAGAACATGCGGCAGAACATCGACCGGAGCCGCGGGATCATCTTCTCGCAAAAGCTGATGCTAGCCCTGACGGAAAAAGGGCTGACCCGGGAAGAAGCTTACAAGGTGGTGCAAACGGTCGCCATGAAGTCGCGCAACACCGGCAAGCAGATGCGCGAGCTGATGCTGGAGGACCGGGACACGCTGAAAAAGCTTTCGCCGGAAGAGATCAACAAGATCTTCGACCTGCGCAACCATCTCAAGAACGTCGAGGTCATTTTCCGGAGGTTTGGGCTGTAA
- the ispG gene encoding flavodoxin-dependent (E)-4-hydroxy-3-methylbut-2-enyl-diphosphate synthase yields the protein MLTKRNNTKKIKIGRIEIGGGNPIAVQSMTKTKTSDIDATVKQINELEKAGCQIVRSAVPDRESALALKEIKRQINLPLVADIHFNHEHAIIAAESGVDKLRINPGNIGDPAKVRAVVKAAKDHGIPIRVGVNSGSLEKNLKKKYQGHVTAEALVKSALSNIKILEENDFHDIVISLKATSVPMTIQAYLEISKKTSYPLHVGITEAGIPRTGMVRSAAGIGAILSQGIGDTIRVSLTGDPLEEVRVGYEILKSMELTYHGVTIISCPTCGRADIDVVSIANEIEERTRQIKQPLSVAIMGCEVNGPGEAADADVGLAAGMGVGLIFREGQIVRKVPEAEMIEALMDEIESMTIR from the coding sequence ATGCTGACGAAGCGAAATAACACCAAAAAGATCAAGATCGGCAGGATTGAGATCGGCGGTGGCAACCCCATCGCCGTCCAATCTATGACCAAGACCAAGACGTCGGACATCGACGCCACGGTCAAGCAGATCAACGAGCTGGAAAAGGCCGGCTGCCAGATCGTACGGAGCGCCGTACCCGATCGGGAGTCGGCCCTGGCTCTCAAGGAGATCAAGCGGCAGATCAACCTGCCGCTGGTCGCCGACATCCATTTTAACCACGAGCACGCGATCATCGCGGCGGAATCGGGCGTCGATAAGCTCCGGATCAACCCGGGGAACATCGGCGACCCGGCCAAGGTCCGGGCGGTCGTCAAAGCGGCCAAGGACCACGGGATCCCGATCCGGGTCGGCGTCAACTCCGGTTCCCTGGAAAAGAATCTGAAAAAAAAATACCAGGGGCACGTGACCGCCGAAGCGCTGGTCAAAAGCGCGCTGAGCAATATCAAGATCCTGGAAGAGAACGATTTTCACGATATCGTCATTTCGCTCAAGGCGACCTCGGTCCCCATGACGATCCAGGCTTATCTGGAGATATCCAAAAAGACCTCTTATCCGCTCCACGTCGGCATTACCGAGGCCGGCATCCCGCGCACCGGCATGGTCCGTTCCGCCGCCGGGATCGGGGCGATCCTCTCCCAGGGGATCGGCGACACGATCCGCGTCTCGCTGACCGGCGACCCGCTGGAGGAGGTCCGCGTCGGCTACGAGATCCTCAAATCGATGGAATTGACCTACCACGGGGTAACGATCATCTCCTGTCCGACCTGCGGGCGGGCCGATATCGACGTGGTCAGCATCGCCAATGAGATCGAGGAGCGGACCCGGCAGATCAAGCAGCCGCTCAGCGTCGCCATTATGGGGTGCGAGGTCAACGGCCCGGGCGAGGCGGCCGACGCCGACGTCGGCCTGGCGGCCGGCATGGGGGTAGGGCTCATTTTCCGCGAGGGGCAGATCGTCCGTAAGGTGCCCGAAGCGGAGATGATCGAAGCGCTGATGGACGAGATCGAGTCGATGACCATTAGATAG
- a CDS encoding phosphoribosylaminoimidazolesuccinocarboxamide synthase, whose product MSEVLLEIDLPGIKPFKKGKVRNVFDLGDSLLLVASDRISAFDSVMPNGIPDKGAILTQISLFWFDFTRNIIKNHIIESDVDKYPQQLLPFKDKLAKRSVIGKKAELIPVECVVRGYLSGSGWKDYQKTQSICGIKLPAGLKESSQLPEPIFTPTTKAEQGHDLNITFEQVVDQVGKETANTIKEKTIKAYQSCAEYADKKGIIIADTKFEFGFHGGEIIIIDEMLTPDSSRFWPKDLYKVGRSQPSYDKQFLRDYLESIGWDKEPPAPKLPEEVVQKTREKYLEAYKKLTGKASL is encoded by the coding sequence ATGAGCGAAGTTTTACTGGAGATCGATCTGCCCGGGATCAAGCCCTTTAAAAAAGGGAAAGTCCGCAACGTCTTTGACCTGGGCGATTCCTTGCTTTTGGTCGCTTCCGACCGTATTTCCGCCTTCGACTCCGTCATGCCGAACGGGATACCGGACAAAGGGGCCATTCTGACCCAGATCTCGCTCTTTTGGTTCGACTTCACCCGGAACATCATCAAGAACCATATTATCGAGTCCGACGTCGATAAATACCCCCAGCAGCTCCTCCCGTTCAAGGATAAGCTGGCCAAGCGGTCGGTGATCGGCAAAAAGGCCGAACTGATCCCGGTCGAATGCGTCGTCCGCGGCTATCTCTCCGGCTCCGGCTGGAAAGACTACCAAAAGACGCAATCGATCTGCGGGATCAAGCTGCCGGCCGGGCTGAAAGAGTCGTCCCAGCTCCCCGAACCGATCTTTACCCCGACGACCAAGGCGGAGCAGGGGCACGACCTGAACATCACCTTCGAACAGGTCGTCGATCAGGTCGGTAAAGAGACCGCCAACACCATCAAAGAAAAAACGATCAAAGCTTATCAATCCTGCGCCGAATATGCCGACAAGAAGGGGATCATTATCGCCGACACCAAGTTCGAATTTGGCTTCCATGGCGGCGAGATCATCATTATCGACGAAATGCTGACCCCCGATTCGTCCCGCTTCTGGCCTAAGGACCTTTATAAAGTCGGCCGGTCGCAACCGAGCTACGACAAGCAGTTCCTGCGCGATTACCTGGAATCTATCGGCTGGGACAAGGAACCCCCGGCCCCGAAACTACCCGAGGAGGTGGTGCAAAAGACCAGGGAAAAGTATCTAGAGGCTTACAAGAAATTAACCGGGAAAGCGTCTCTCTAA